The Nerophis lumbriciformis linkage group LG15, RoL_Nlum_v2.1, whole genome shotgun sequence genome window below encodes:
- the lingo1b gene encoding leucine-rich repeat and immunoglobulin-like domain-containing nogo receptor-interacting protein 1-B, producing MTVLGSSRMVTAETGGHSYLVACWQPILVLMLGTVLSGSTTGCPSRCDCNAQERSVVCHRRRMATLPEGIPTETRLLDLSINRLKLIGPEEFINYPQLEELQLNENIISSIESGAFSNLMNLRTLGLRNNQLKLIQLGVFTGLNNLTQLDISENKIVILLDYMFQELYNLRVLEVGDNDLVFISPRSFHGLSNLETLNIEGYKLSSVPTDALSHLHNLLSLRLRYLNITAIRDYSFKRLYRLRVLEISHMPSMDTMTPKCLFGINLTSLAITNCNLTIIPYQAISHLRYLRFLNLSFNPIRTVEGNQLHNLQKLQAFHLAGGRLIAIEPYSFRGLNHLHVLNVSGNRLNTVEEAVFHSVGNLETLALHDNPLACDCRLLWVFRRRWRLNFNRQQPICASPDVVQGKEFKDFPDILPSNYFSCQKSQIVDNKVQESHVDEGTTISFSCQAEGDPVPVIMWLSPKKDYITTKTMGSRLSVSDEGTLEVRYAQIQDNGTYLCIASNPAGNDTKVSHLFVHSYSPNWPHQPNKTFAFISNQPSDEGANVTRTTIPFPFDVKTLIIATTMGFISFLGVVLFCLVILFLWSRGKDSTKTTIEVEYVPNKEDTEEASPTETPIQFNMKIM from the coding sequence GGTAGCAGTAGGATGGTCACTGCTGAGACAGGGGGGCACAGCTACTTGGTGGCGTGCTGGCAGCCCATCCTGGTCCTGATGCTGGGTACCGTCCTCTCCGGCTCGACCACCGGATGCCCTTCCAGATGTGACTGCAATGCCCAGGAGCGCTCGGTTGTGTGCCATCGAAGACGAATGGCAACTCTTCCCGAAGGCATCCCCACAGAAACAAGGCTTCTCGATCTGAGCATAAACCGTCTAAAACTTATTGGGCCGGAGGAATTCATCAATTACCCGCAGCTGGAGGAGCTCCAACTAAACGAAAACATCATTTCCTCCATTGAGTCCGGCGCGTTTAGCAACCTTATGAACCTACGGACTCTCGGGTTGCGTAATAACCAGCTCAAGCTCATCCAGCTGGGGGTGTTCACTGGCCTCAACAACCTCACACAGCTGGATATCAGTGAGAACAAGATTGTCATTCTGCTAGACTACATGTTCCAGGAGCTCTACAACCTGAGGGTACTGGAAGTGGGTGACAATGACCTCGTTTTCATCTCGCCACGATCGTTTCACGGCCTCAGCAATCTTGAAACCCTCAACATTGAGGGTTATAAGCTGTCCTCAGTGCCCACTGATGCCCTGAGCCATCTGCACAACCTGCTGTCACTCCGATTACGGTATCTGAACATCACTGCCATAAGGGATTACTCCTTCAAGCGGCTGTATCGGCTAAGAGTACTAGAAATATCACACATGCCTTCCATGGATACCATGACCCCCAAATGCTTATTTGGAATCAACTTGACCTCTTTAGCAATTACAAACTGCAATCTCACCATTATTCCCTACCAAGCCATCAGTCACCTGAGATATTTACGATTTCTAAACCTGTCTTTCAATCCCATCCGTACTGTCGAAGGAAACCAACTTCACAATCTGCAAAAGCTGCAGGCTTTTCATTTGGCAGGTGGCAGATTAATTGCCATTGAGCCTTACTCCTTCCGAGGACTAAATCATCTGCACGTTCTCAATGTTTCTGGTAATAGGCTGAACACCGTGGAGGAGGCTGTTTTCCACTCCGTGGGTAATCTGGAGACCCTGGCTTTGCATGACAACCCTTTGGCATGCGACTGTCGCTTGCTGTGGGTTTTCCGCCGGCGTTGGAGGTTAAACTTTAATAGACAGCAACCCATCTGTGCTTCACCTGATGTTGTGCAAGGAAAGGAGTTCAAAGACTTCCCAGATATCCTGCCTTCTAATTATTTTAGCTGCCAGAAATCCCAAATTGTGGATAACAAGGTTCAAGAGAGCCACGTGGACGAAGGGACTACCATCAGTTTTAGTTGCCAAGCGGAAGGTGATCCAGTCCCCGTCATCATGTGGCTTTCTCCGAAGAAAGATTACATCACCACCAAAACTATGGGCTCAAGACTTTCCGTGTCCGACGAAGGTACATTAGAGGTCCGTTATGCCCAAATTCAAGACAACGGAACTTACCTGTGCATTGCAAGCAATCCTGCAGGCAACGACACCAAAGTCAGCCATCTTTTTGTACATAGCTACTCCCCTAATTGGCCTCATCAACCAAACAAGACGTTTGCCTTCATTTCCAACCAGCCCAGTGACGAAGGGGCGAACGTGACCCGGACCACAATTCCCTTTCCGTTTGATGTTAAGACACTAATCATCGCAACCACCATGGGGTTCATTTCTTTCCTCGGAGTTGTGCTCTTCTGTCTTGTTATTCTGTTTCTGTGGAGCCGAGGAAAAGACAGCACAAAGACAACTATAGAGGTCGAGTACGTTCCGAACAAAGAAGACACAGAAGAGGCTAGTCCAACTGAGACTCCCATTCAATTCAATATGAAAATCATGTGA